The Henckelia pumila isolate YLH828 chromosome 2, ASM3356847v2, whole genome shotgun sequence genome includes a window with the following:
- the LOC140884928 gene encoding uncharacterized protein: MSGTEEVKELIDGAMEDADKSMPSTDQEEEAVKKKYGGIIPKKPPLISKDHERAYFDSADWALGKQSVEKPKGPLEALRPKLQPTQQQTRYRKSPCAPSEDGNTAPPEDETASS; encoded by the exons ATGTCAGGAACCGAGGAAGTCAAAGAACTAATAGATGGTGCCATGGAGGATGCTGACAAATCCATGCCATCAACAGACCAGGAG GAGGAAgctgttaaaaaaaaatatggagGAATAATCCCCAAGAAACCACCACTAATTTCTAAG GATCATGAGCGTGCTTATTTCGATTCTGCTGATTGGGCTCTAGGGAAG CAAAGTGTTGAGAAACCAAAAGGACCACTCGAGGCTCTCCGGCCTAAGTTACAG CCAACTCAACAGCAAACTCGGTACCGCAAGTCTCCTTGCGCTCCATCAGAAG ACGGAAACACTGCCCCACCAGAGGATGAAACCGCAAGTTCATGA
- the LOC140883244 gene encoding protein REVEILLE 6-like isoform X2 — translation MVSLYPNPSPSQDFTTHFYGCYYKGGDPMRTGINAHLLESSSCTATMEDPNKKTRKPYTITKSRESWSEQEHDKFLEALQLFDRDWKKIEAFVGSKTVIQIRSHAQKYFLKVLKNGKSEHVPPPRPKRKANHPYPHKAPKNATGVLQPSAAVLDSLSVARPDSLSVRSNPVGSLHSSPWMETEHLSRDDIGTPGGTMVQKCSSSNNATSCGSKKPCKGTGAMPDFAQVYDFIGSIFDNSASDHLQRLKNMDPVNFQTVLTLMKNLSVNLASPEFEDHRRLLSSYQVSTETHNMGSATEFE, via the exons ATGGTGTCACTGTATCCCAATCCTTCTCCGTCTCAGGATTTTACCACCCACTTTTACGGTTGTTATTATAAAGGTGGGGATCCCATGAGAACTGGGATCAATGCTCATTTGCTTGAGTCTTCGTCCTGTACGGCTACTATGGAGGACCCCAATAAGAAGACCCGGAAGCCATATACGATTACTAAATCCAGAGAGAGCTGGAGTGAGCAGGAGCATGACAAGTTTCTTGAAGCCCTTCAATT ATTTGATCGTGACTGGAAGAAGATTGAGGCATTTGTCGGGTCAAAGACTGTTATCCAG ATTCGTAGTCACGCCCAGAAATATTTTCTGAAGGTGCTGAAGAATGGAAAGAGTGAACATGTACCTCCCCCACGTCCAAAGAGAAAAGCAAATCATCCTTATCCACACAAAGCTCCGAAAAATG CCACAGGAGTGTTGCAACCATCAGCTGCAGTTCTCGATTCTTTGTCTGTCGCGCGGCCCGATTCATTATCAGTACGTTCAAATCCAGTAGGCAGCTTACATTCGTCTCCTTGGATGGAAACAGAGCATTTGTCAAGAG ATGATATAGGAACACCTGGTGGTACCATGGTTCAAAAATGTAGCAGCTCTAACAATGCGACGAGTTGCGGATCAAAAAAACCGTGCAAAGGAACTGGAG CTATGCCAGACTTTGCTCAAGTTTATGACTTCATAGGTAGTATTTTTGACAATAGTGCGAGTGATCATTTGCAGAGGCTCAAAAACATGGACCCCGTAAATTTCCAGACG GTACTCACGTTGATGAAGAATCTCTCAGTTAATTTGGCGAGCCCTGAATTTGAGGATCAT AGGAGGTTGCTATCATCCTACCAAGTAAGCACTGAAACTCATAACATGGGAAGCGCTACGGAATTTGAGTAA
- the LOC140883244 gene encoding protein REVEILLE 6-like isoform X3 produces MVSLYPNPSPSQDFTTHFYGCYYKGGDPMRTGINAHLLESSSCTATMEDPNKKTRKPYTITKSRESWSEQEHDKFLEALQLFDRDWKKIEAFVGSKTVIQIRSHAQKYFLKVLKNGKSEHVPPPRPKRKANHPYPHKAPKNGVLQPSAAVLDSLSVARPDSLSVRSNPVGSLHSSPWMETEHLSRDDIGTPGGTMVQKCSSSNNATSCGSKKPCKGTGAMPDFAQVYDFIGSIFDNSASDHLQRLKNMDPVNFQTVLTLMKNLSVNLASPEFEDHRRLLSSYQVSTETHNMGSATEFE; encoded by the exons ATGGTGTCACTGTATCCCAATCCTTCTCCGTCTCAGGATTTTACCACCCACTTTTACGGTTGTTATTATAAAGGTGGGGATCCCATGAGAACTGGGATCAATGCTCATTTGCTTGAGTCTTCGTCCTGTACGGCTACTATGGAGGACCCCAATAAGAAGACCCGGAAGCCATATACGATTACTAAATCCAGAGAGAGCTGGAGTGAGCAGGAGCATGACAAGTTTCTTGAAGCCCTTCAATT ATTTGATCGTGACTGGAAGAAGATTGAGGCATTTGTCGGGTCAAAGACTGTTATCCAG ATTCGTAGTCACGCCCAGAAATATTTTCTGAAGGTGCTGAAGAATGGAAAGAGTGAACATGTACCTCCCCCACGTCCAAAGAGAAAAGCAAATCATCCTTATCCACACAAAGCTCCGAAAAATG GAGTGTTGCAACCATCAGCTGCAGTTCTCGATTCTTTGTCTGTCGCGCGGCCCGATTCATTATCAGTACGTTCAAATCCAGTAGGCAGCTTACATTCGTCTCCTTGGATGGAAACAGAGCATTTGTCAAGAG ATGATATAGGAACACCTGGTGGTACCATGGTTCAAAAATGTAGCAGCTCTAACAATGCGACGAGTTGCGGATCAAAAAAACCGTGCAAAGGAACTGGAG CTATGCCAGACTTTGCTCAAGTTTATGACTTCATAGGTAGTATTTTTGACAATAGTGCGAGTGATCATTTGCAGAGGCTCAAAAACATGGACCCCGTAAATTTCCAGACG GTACTCACGTTGATGAAGAATCTCTCAGTTAATTTGGCGAGCCCTGAATTTGAGGATCAT AGGAGGTTGCTATCATCCTACCAAGTAAGCACTGAAACTCATAACATGGGAAGCGCTACGGAATTTGAGTAA
- the LOC140883244 gene encoding protein REVEILLE 3-like isoform X1 codes for MVSLYPNPSPSQDFTTHFYGCYYKGGDPMRTGINAHLLESSSCTATMEDPNKKTRKPYTITKSRESWSEQEHDKFLEALQLFDRDWKKIEAFVGSKTVIQIRSHAQKYFLKVLKNGKSEHVPPPRPKRKANHPYPHKAPKNVISLATGVLQPSAAVLDSLSVARPDSLSVRSNPVGSLHSSPWMETEHLSRDDIGTPGGTMVQKCSSSNNATSCGSKKPCKGTGAMPDFAQVYDFIGSIFDNSASDHLQRLKNMDPVNFQTVLTLMKNLSVNLASPEFEDHRRLLSSYQVSTETHNMGSATEFE; via the exons ATGGTGTCACTGTATCCCAATCCTTCTCCGTCTCAGGATTTTACCACCCACTTTTACGGTTGTTATTATAAAGGTGGGGATCCCATGAGAACTGGGATCAATGCTCATTTGCTTGAGTCTTCGTCCTGTACGGCTACTATGGAGGACCCCAATAAGAAGACCCGGAAGCCATATACGATTACTAAATCCAGAGAGAGCTGGAGTGAGCAGGAGCATGACAAGTTTCTTGAAGCCCTTCAATT ATTTGATCGTGACTGGAAGAAGATTGAGGCATTTGTCGGGTCAAAGACTGTTATCCAG ATTCGTAGTCACGCCCAGAAATATTTTCTGAAGGTGCTGAAGAATGGAAAGAGTGAACATGTACCTCCCCCACGTCCAAAGAGAAAAGCAAATCATCCTTATCCACACAAAGCTCCGAAAAATG TTATTTCTCTAGCCACAGGAGTGTTGCAACCATCAGCTGCAGTTCTCGATTCTTTGTCTGTCGCGCGGCCCGATTCATTATCAGTACGTTCAAATCCAGTAGGCAGCTTACATTCGTCTCCTTGGATGGAAACAGAGCATTTGTCAAGAG ATGATATAGGAACACCTGGTGGTACCATGGTTCAAAAATGTAGCAGCTCTAACAATGCGACGAGTTGCGGATCAAAAAAACCGTGCAAAGGAACTGGAG CTATGCCAGACTTTGCTCAAGTTTATGACTTCATAGGTAGTATTTTTGACAATAGTGCGAGTGATCATTTGCAGAGGCTCAAAAACATGGACCCCGTAAATTTCCAGACG GTACTCACGTTGATGAAGAATCTCTCAGTTAATTTGGCGAGCCCTGAATTTGAGGATCAT AGGAGGTTGCTATCATCCTACCAAGTAAGCACTGAAACTCATAACATGGGAAGCGCTACGGAATTTGAGTAA
- the LOC140880049 gene encoding uncharacterized protein, whose product MSVENEDQGYPQNGSGNFEVVSKGSKLSYTREFLLSLSNLDICRRLPSGFDESLLSEFEGTFQSIPDRPRIPGSLSLQSFRRGQYGSSPPAQGDSGNYSRGIHGKWENRSSGRNDRDSDSQSDRDSESGRRFGNQARGSWQTREHDGLLGSGSFPKPFGNASGMSTAKIRTNEHYQLSKSNEPYHPPRPYKAVPHSRRDTDSYNDETFGSMEYTSEDRAEEERKRRASFEMMRKEQQKTLQEKQKTNLENQKDGISDLFEDLDDRKEESGHFVRKNEFEVSAAIPIISNDLEKNDLEKSSFASHSPASRPLVPPGFQSNVLDKNSGVKSVIHPPLSEVKKPVTGVGLSESEVNLIQNNTKDDLEQQLSGEMNLVDGQPAEKMKHPHLSNKDDTVNLRPSLDLSTKLGMKDHISHSSGHFNFHGTLDDFGIVELDAKVSEDTDGKVSENTVSEYNQNYSTSVLENFFGSTLSMNSGGSTSAEHHDSKPDDTWLPDSVPSSKFAQWFFDEEAKSVDMSSGRPNDLLSLIVGGDKVRLQVSNSEAADRFPPDFSSKTSEQSDQFKLDIMSTDIGVANQLSINNDEETIPAMLTCEDLEQSILSEYSAKSTAGLSVSKGSSSSSANTERQSVQVDGHASIHLLSLLQKGTERSVNSDVDINLGDKLSGSQEHNVETTVNMPKREENNSNVPSSVNSLTLETLFGTAFMKELQSVEAPVSVQRGSIGSAQVDASDPPGLPFPASDNGLASPRRNEFGLQRPGHDYGIPASNHKQQTKLSKAENWNGFDGSLTDRTLSKHHTEAGPMHIEFQEGAETRMPEFSSFSSNDPREHWMSKFMSIGSSSNNLNPSLDGHVDIMDKLGAISSVKDQQLMGVLEKRHFVRDPYEQVEPHIAYRSLQMQQSLPQFQTPQMSQVRPIYHPLESHPAHMNPQMKLRGPETMFSHDSLVNHQIQSNMNRPSFPHQNVRVAGFDIPSHHSALHQQMQMSGNRRPNMLPDFSRGGNQAAYFLPEMNKMQNYSFGHHMPKIGSHGVPFTDIDSGGNPSEAFQRLIEMERRANSKQSHPFAPSHNRGSHGYEPDLEFQYR is encoded by the exons ATGAGTGTAGAAAATGAAGATCAAGGCTACCCgcagaatggttctggaaattTCGAAGTAGTTTCAAA GGGTTCTAAACTATCATATACGAGGGAGTTTCTACTGTCTTTGAGCAATTTGGATATCTGCAGGAGGCTTCCAAGTGGATTTGATGAATCACTGCTGAG TGAGTTTGAGGGCACCTTTCAGAGCATACCAGATCGACCAAGAATTCCTGGGAGCTTGTCCTTGCAGAGTTTCAGACGGGGCCAGTATGGCTCATCTCCACCCGCTCAAGGGGATTCTGGTAACTACTCTAGGGGTATTCATGGAAAGTGGGAAAACCGTTCCTCAGGGAGGAATGACCGAGACAGTGATTCTCAATCTGACAGGGATTCAG AATCTGGAAGGCGTTTTGGGAATCAAGCTCGAGGGTCTTGGCAAACTCGTGAACATGATGGGCTCCTTGGCAGCGGTTCATTTCCGAAACCATTTGGAAATGCATCTGGGATGTCGACTGCAAAGATACGAACAAATGAGCACTATCAACTTAGCAAGAGCAACGAGCCATACCATCCTCCACGGCCATACAAG GCTGTACCTCATTCAAGAAGAGACACAGACTCCTACAACGATGAAACTTTTGGTTCAATGGAGTATACCAGTGAGGATAGAGCAGAGGAGGAGAGGAAGAGAAGAG CCTCTTTTGAGATGATGAGGAAAGAACAGCAAAAGACTCTTCAGGAGAAGCAAAAAACGAATCTGGAGAATCAGAAAGATGGTATCTCAGACCTTTTTGAAGATTTGGATGATAGAAAGGAGGAAAGTGGACATTTTGTGAGGAAAAATGAATTTGAGGTCTCTGCTGCAATTCCTATCATTAGTAATGATCTTGAGAAAAATGATCTTGAGAAATCTTCATTTGCTTCACACTCTCCTGCATCTAGACCACTTGTTCCGCCTGGTTTTCAAAGCAATGTTCTTGATAAGAATTCTGGTGTGAAATCTGTTATTCATCCTCCTTTGTCAGAG GTCAAGAAACCTGTAACTGGGGTAGGCCTCTCAGAATCTGAAGTCAACCTTATCCAAAATAATACGAAAGATGATTTAGAGCAACAGCTGTCTGGGGAGATGAATTTAGTTGATGGGCAGCCTGCAGAGAAAATGAAGCACCCCCACCTTTCAAACAAAGATGACACTGTGAATTTACGCCCAAGTTTGGATTTGTCCACAAAACTTGGCATGAAAGATCATATATCCCACAGCTCTGGTCATTTTAATTTTCATGGAACCCTGGATGACTTTGGGATAGTAGAACTTGATGCCAAAGTATCAGAGGATACTGATGGTAAAGTATCCGAGAATACTGTTAGCGaatataatcaaaattattCAACTTCAGTGTTGGAGAACTTTTTTGGCAGCACATTATCCATGAATTCTGGTGGTTCTACTTCAGCTGAG CATCATGACAGTAAACCTGATGATACATGGCTCCCGGATTCTGTCCCGTCTTCAAAGTTTGCCCAATGGTTTTTTGATGAAG AAGCAAAGTCTGTTGATATGTCATCTGGGAGGCCAAATGATTTATTATCACTAATAGTCGGCGGTGATAAAGTTAGATTGCAAGTTTCTAACTCAGAAGCAGCTGATCGATTTCCACCTGATTTCTCCTCTAAAACTTCAGAACAATCAGATCAGTTTAAATTAGACATCATGTCTACTGATATTGGTGTCGCTAACCAGCTAAGCATTAACAACGATGAGGAGACTATCCCTGCTATGCTTACCTGTGAAGATCTTGAACAATCAATTTTATCGGAGTACAGTGCAAAAAGCACAGCTGGGCTCTCAGTCTCAAAAGGTTCGAGTTCAAGTAGTGCAAATACTGAACGACAAAGTGTGCAGGTTGACGGTCATGCATCTATACACCTGCTTTCTCTTTTGCAAAAGGGAACTGAACGGAGTGTAAACTCTGATGTGGATATCAATTTAGGGGATAAATTATCAGGTTCTCAAGAACATAATGTGGAGACAACAGTCAATATGCCTAAACGGGAAGAGAACAATAGTAATGTCCCCAGTTCTGTTAATAGCCTGACACTTGAAACACTCTTTGGAACTGCTTTTATGAAGGAGCTACAATCAGTTGAAGCACCTGTTTCTGTCCAAAGGGGCTCCATCGGGTCTGCTCAAGTCGATGCCTCAGACCCTCCTGGATTACCCTTTCCAGCCTCAGATAATGGCCTTGCTTCCCCTAGACGCAACGAATTCGGCTTGCAAAGACCAGGTCATGACTATGGTATTCCAGCTTCAAATCACAAACAACAGACAAAGCTGAGTAAGGCTGAGAACTGGAACGGATTTGATGGTTCCCTAACTGATAGAACTTTATCGAAGCATCATACAGAAGCAGGTCCAATGCACATTGAGTTTCAAGAGGGTGCTGAAACTCGGATGCCTGAATTCAGCTCCTTTTCTTCAAACGATCCTCGTGAACACTGGATGTCGAAATTTATGTCAATTGGTAGTTCGAGTAATAATCTGAACCCTTCTTTAGATGGACATGTTGATATAATGGACAAACTGGGGGCTATCAGTTCTGTTAAAGACCAACAACTCATGGGAGTCTTGGAGAAACGGCACTTTGTACGCGATCCTTATGAACAAGTGGAGCCTCACATAGCCTATCGCAGCCTTCAGATGCAGCAATCTTTACCGCAGTTTCAGACGCCACAAATGTCTCAAGTGAGGCCAATATATCATCCCTTGGAGTCACATCCTGCTCACATGAATCCCCAGATGAAGTTGCGGGGTCCTGAAACCATGTTTAGCCACGATTCTCTAGTCAACCATCAAATTCAGTCAAATATGAACCGGCCTTCTTTTCCTCACCAGAATGTTAGGGTCGCAGGATTTGATATTCCATCACATCATTCAGCTTTGCATCAGCAGATGCAAATGTCAGGAAACCGTCGTCCTAACATGTTACCTGACTTTTCAAGGGGTGGCAATCAAGCGGCTTACTTTTTACCGGAAATGAATAAGATGCAAAATTACTCTTTTGGGCATCATATGCCAAAAATTGGCAGCCATGGGGTTCCTTTTACAG ATATTGATTCTGGAGGCAATCCTTCTGAGGCTTTTCAGAGGTTAATAGAAATGGAGCGCCGTGCGAACTCGAAGCAGTCCCACCCTTTCGCTCCTAGCCATAACCGTGGAAGTCATGGGTACGAACCAGACTTGGAATTCCAATATAGATAG